ACCGGCGTTCCACCGACCTCTTCCCGCCGGTGCACGGTTCGACTCGGATCGGTCCACAAACGATACACCGCTGGCCAACTGAGGCGATGACCTCAGAGATGATTGGGCTCGAGTGGGCTTGAGTGGGCCGGTGTCTTCGTCCGCGGCCAGCAGACCCACCTGCCCACCTGCCGGCTCGGCCGCTACCTTGCGATTGTGCGAGGAAGATGCGCGCGATGACGCTGCCGTCTGGGCTGTCGCGCTCTTCGGAATGATCTGCTGCGCTCcgatgctggaggaggaggagcccaGCGTCTGTGATGTCTCCATCGAAGTCGATACGATGATGTTCTGAGTAGTGCTGCGCGGTGTATGCGTTGCACGGCTGGGGTTGCGCACGCAGCTCGTAACATGTCCATCCAGTCGCCCCTTGCGCACAAACTGCAGGCAGTGTGGGCACGCTACCTTCGCAGCGTCGCAACTCTGCTCATGTGCCGCGAGTACTTGACGACTCTGCACACAGCCGCAGTATCGACACTTCACCTTGGCCTCCGCGCACTCTTGCTGAGTGTGCCTGTCCATGAGCTGACGCGGCACTGTGGCACcgcatgcgccgcagcggatcGGTGCGCgggcgcagcgccggctgTGGCCGACCAACTCGCCGCGCAGCATGCGCTCGTTGCAGTACTGGCAGCGGATAGGCGACTCCTTGCACTCTGCCACATGCCCGTCCAGGTCCTGTTTGTCTACATCCTGCCTACAGTAGGGGCAGACCGCCAGCTGGCGCTTGCACACGTGTCGGTCGCCAATGAAGATCGGTTGACCGCACATCTTACACGGGATCGGCCTCACACCGTTGTGCGGGTTTGCAGGCCCCTTCAGCTCCTTGATGCGGTCTGCGTAGCGGAGGGTGTTGAGGGTGTCTTCGCAGTGGCCCTGACACGGTGATATCGCCGCGATCACGCACGTCTTGCAGCGCCCAACGAAGCTCTCGCGAAGAATCTGCGTTAGTTTTGAGCCGCGGAACGGGATGTGCCGCTTGCGCATCGACATGGCACGTATGCACTCcttcagcgccagcagcgacttgTTGATCTCGGCGCCTTCGCGGCGCGTCTTGGCATCCGTCTCTGCCGTGTCGGACGCCCGCTCGCTACCTGCGAGGTCTACGAAGGTGATGCGGCCCAGCTGCGACTCACTGCTGCTATCCGCTAGCTTCAGCTTGATCTCCAGAACGGCGTGCGACCGCGAGCTGCGATCGTTTGCGTGCGTTGTGCCAATCGCCCTCAGCTGCTGCCCCCTCATCATCAATGCGTGGACGTCGTCGACAGAGCTGACGATCTGCTCAGTGATGCCGACAATGTGCACGTTCTGGTACTCATCCTGCAGCATCTTCACCTCCGCTCGATCGTTGAGCAGATCGTAGAGCTTCGCTCCGTACGCCTCATAGAAGCTCGCCGTCATGGTGCTGTGCTCCGTCATGGTGAGAAGCTCCGTCACGGCTAAGCTGTAAAGGCCGGGACGCTCTCCTGTGCCGAGCATCGTGTGAGtcttgccgctgcccgtCTGCCCAAAGGCAAAGatgacagcgccgccgccttcccgCACATTCTGGAGGAGGGGTTGACAGCAGCCGCGGTAGACCTCCTCGTTAGTGCACGCTTCACCAAAGACGTGATCGTAGCTAAAGCTGCTAGGCTCAATGATGGGTGTGAGGTCGAGCTTCGTACGCGGCTCGTACACTGTGACGGAAGGGCCACCATTCTCACCGCAGCGCACCACGTCATTCTCGTCATCCTCGCGGCCCGGGATGCGGGGTCGCTTCCGCACAGCTACGACAATGGATGGGCTGGCGCCAGGGCCGCCCGGCGACACGCCACAGGTGCGCTCTGACTGGCGGGCCTGCGACTCGCTGCCGGGGCTGTCCTCTCGCATCCCCAGTGAGCAGGGGCGCCGAGTTGGCGACACGAGTACGTGCGTGTCCTATATATGTATGTCTCTATGTGTGCACTGTACTACGGAGCAAGACGGCAAGGGCGAAGAGCTGGGGAAGAGGGACACGAGGGAGCGGGGGCCGGGGCGTCGTGCAGGTGCGGAGAGTTTTGGAAAGCGGAAGAGAAAAACAACAGGAAGAGATGCCGAAGAGGGATGGGTgggcggagcaggagcgcgcacagcgggaacgccacgtgcgcacaccaAGGTGAAGCATGAAAGGTTTCGGAGGGGAGGCCGCTCTGGAGAagagggggcagaggagcAGAACAAAGCCTGGTGGCCCCCCTacgcacccccaccccaccccgaGCGATCGATCCTCCAACCGCTGAACAGAGAGCGTTATTCGCCAACAAGGTGGAGATGtgggaggcgcacgcgaTGCGCGCAGACGCATACATATATGTTGGCGCTGTGCGCTTCCCCTTCCGACCCACGGACATGCATACAGTACCTGTGAGCGAGGGATGGCTCGCATCTTGCACGGCATCGGCAATGCGCACAGCCACCCACGAGCAGTCCCGCAGTGCTGCGGAGGTTCGGATGCTGTTGCCTTTGAAGCTTAAATAAACTGTAAGAAAACgccatgcgcgcacacattgcgtgtgtgtgtatccgTGTagaggcagcggcaaggTGACGGGGGAGGAGCAGTgcggacacacgcacacgcacaccgtcCAGACACGCCAGGGTGCGCCAAAACAACAGGAGATGCAAcgttcccctccccgccgcagccgagCAGGCGCGCGAGGTTCGACTCAACGGATAACAAGATGAGAGGCGAGTGAGTGAAGGATGGTTAGTTGTGAGGTGCGATGGGGGCGACTGGTGTACCACAGTACACCGTCGCTATCCCTGTGCGTATGCATGCGTAGACAGCGAGCGACACGAGCGTGCTGCACGGTCCTCGCTGGTTCCACATTGTCCATACCGATCTTCTCCAACTCTCTCCTCAGCGCCCATTTTTCGGCAACAACGTCGCCaacacgcgcatacacatgcaAGCACACGAATGTTCCACAGGTAAGTGTGTCGCTCCTCACTCGTCCTTGATGGTGTTCTTCGCCTTGGGGCTCATCGGCACCATGAAGTTGTCGCTCAGCGCCCACCGGCGACGCGACCAGAAGGGTCGCCGCACATCTTTCTTTATGGCGTCGGAGACAAAGGCAGCGGGGTCGTACGTGGCAAACATCGTGTTCGgctccagcacctcgccaGCGTGCTTGTTCGCTAAGTTGACCGGCGTGCGGCCGCTCTCCTCTGCGAAGCGCTCCTCGATAACGCGCGTCACCATGTCACCTGCCACAGGTCGCGGTGGGCGGCCAAACTCGTCCACGTCCTCGAGGAACAGCGGAATCTCTGGGTCCCAGCTGCGCTGCTCTGGCGTACCCGGAATACGTGGCAGAAGCTCCTCTTCTTCGAAGCGCTCCACTATCGCTGCGGATCGGATGAGCTGCACTAACAGGTGGTCCTGGTGATGCTTGAGGGCAAACCGCTTGCCGCTAATACTCGACGGGGTGCCATCAGCGTACTCGAAGTCCGCAATTTCGCGCGACGGGCCGTACTTGCCGTAGCGGTCGCCGTGGCCGTGATGCAGCATCCACTCAATATGCGTCTTACGAAAACGCGGCCTCTCTAAGGGAAACAGCGAGCGAGCCGACGGGTAGGCCGGCGCCACCTCCGGGGTGACCCAGGGAGCGCTGCGCTCGCCCGTGTACGACGAGCGGTACTCCGAGTACTGGCGAGCCAACGCGTGCAATGCAGCACCTGGTAGGCACACGCCGCACCCGTCACGACGGCGCATGTGGgcacgtgtctgtgtgtgatGCACTTTTCCTTTTCAACGAATAATGTTGCTCGTGAGGAAGAGCGAACACAACGCGCAAAACCCAGAAGAGTGAGGGGGTGACGGATGGACGGACGGATgggcgagggaaggggggtcAGATAATGATTGCATGGGAACATACACACGCCCACGTCGTGTAGAGAGCGACAAGAAGTGTGCAtgtgggaggggtggcggggaGAGAGCATTCATGGGGGAAGGTCCATATCGTATGTAGACCGAGTAGCCGCACATGTGTGCGCGATGGCACGTGGCAGCGCgtgacagacacacgcgcatgcatcACTCACCACGTAGCACGGAGGGAAAGACGAAAACAGAAACCACGACGCTGAGCACAGACAGCCGCatcgcagccgcgcacacCCGAGTTGGCGCACGTGTGCCCGTGCGGATCTCGTCTCCCTTTCGCTTGTCGTTTTGTTAGCAACGGTGCGGGGGGCGTGTGAGTGACAGAgagggcgggagagggatgCGCAGCCGTGCATATGTGGTAAAGTGGTAGGTGTACGTAGGGTGCCCACGTAGCCCACCTCCCTTCGGCCACCATTGCCGTTCccgcgcccccctcccctggaCCTCCCCCTCGGAGTGCCCTCTTATTCTATATCCAAAGCTCTGTGAATTACGGGGAAAGCCGCATCGTCCGTCAGCAGCTGCCCGCGCTTGTACGAGTAAAGAGGCCCATGCGAATCGCGCGACGCCCACGAGTTGCGCCTGCCATCAAACACGCACCGGTCCGGTatgagagagaaggcgtAGCTGGTTGCGTGTGCGACAGGCccggcggcaacggtgccggcggcgttCTGCGCGGCACCGTAGAGGTTCGCCTGAGTCCCCATGAGAAGATAGTTGTTGAAGAATAGCACCGCGCCAGGGTTTAGAGGAGGGAGCGCAACAACAGGCAGGTGGCTCACCTCTGGCAGAGCCCGCACCATCGAGCCAACGTCAAAGATGCCGCCAGGCTGAAAGCGGTCGAGCTCCTTGCCGTCCAGTGAGATACGCCAGACAATGTGATGAGAGCCTGGCATAACCATCGTGGCAGCATCCGAGTGCGTCGAGCTTGGCCGTTCCAACCCCAGCTGCGCCGACAGCGCATGTGGATGCGCAAAGTTGGTGGAGACACCGGCAAAGCTCATCGGGGTCGCGTTGCTCAGTGACGTCGCCTCGGTGGCGCTGTCGGAATAcacacgcagcaccacctcgccAGCCAAGTACCCTGCAGCCTCCCCAACGAGTTGGcccaccgccccctccgcgGACACCGCGAGCGCCTTCAGCTCAGGAGATGTGCGCCACAGCCAACACCACGTGCGTGGCCAGTCTTGCATGAAGGTCATCGCCTCGTTGACGTGATGATTGCGGTGGAACACCGACTCCGAGAGTTCGCTGTCTCGGCTGTGCTGCAAGCTGCGCTGGAAGTCCTCGTAGGTGTACTTGGACTGCAGCTCCTGGATGCGCTCCTCGGTCATGTTAaccgccatctcctcctccgccgtcacGTACCCGCCGACGCGCCTGTGGGCACTGTAGCGCTCGCGGGCCTTGGTGAGACGGCGGTATACCCTGTCGACAGCACGTCGCCTCCTTAACGTGATGTGAGTCTTCCTCGCCTGCGTCCCGGCATGACGACCGCGTTCGGCGGCCTCGTGCTCTTTCTGCCGATCtgaccgcagcggcgcgttgCCGAGGCCCAAagacgtggaggaggccagcggcggcgtggcaggGTGAAGGGGCTTGGCACCCGtatcggcagcaccgccaggGGTTTTCAGGGGGTTCAGCTTAGAGGGTGGCGCCACTGTCGCGCCCAGACGGTGTTGCGCGTCGAGGCCGGGAAAGATGTTgtcacctcgctgccgcaccgccgtgttGCACATCGTCGTCAGCTGGTGGGCAAGCAATGCAGGCAGAAAGTTCTCCACCACCAGGAAACCGTAGTGGCGGTAGGCGCGCACCGAGACTGGGGCGAAGACCTCGCGAAAACCCTGCACCACACACCCCTTCGGGATCATGACAGGGCgactgtgtgcgtgtatccGCGGGCGTTCGTAGGTGCACGTCCTACAGAGAGCGCTGCAAGGGGCAtaagaagaagagagaatACCAAGGTGGGATGGTGAGGGGTTGCACGACATTGGGAGGAACATGAGAAGGGCGTAGATGCACGTGACGTTAAACACGGAAAGTACGCACTTCATAGGGTGGAGTGGTACATGCCTGCACATTCCGCgcccacagcagcagtgaacGCATGTGGcacagtcacacacacacgcatactcAGGCATCTGATCGAGCATGAAGACACAATcgttgtggtggtgaagggaggaagggagagagaacagagaGAAAGTGTCCAtcttggcgtgtgtgtgtgcacattCCGCATTGTCCTCTCCCTTTATCCCCCTACCAGCAACATCGTggtctctccctcgctctaCCACTATGGCTGCTTGAGCGTCGAACGGCACAGTGTCGCCACATCGCCTCGTTTTGCTTCGGTGCGTCTTGCGAAGGATGCGGCGAGAAGCTTCGGATAAGCTTGACAGAtatacacagagagaaaaaggggaacagacacacacacacacacaccaagatGGAGCGAGACACGCAGGCGCGATGATGCAGGTACAACGGGtggtgcgtgcatgtgcgtgtgtgtgtgtaagtACAAAACGACATACaaagaaacaaaacaaagagcgaagcgggagagggggagaggggcgaaAAAAAGATGCGTGAAGAGACGAGGGAAGAGGCGCCAACGTATGTGCGCAGATGGGCGAGAAGGAGAGATGGACCGATGAGGGTGGGGCGCAGCAGTGacagcacagagacacacacatacacgtgccCACACATCACGAGTCGGAAAAGAGAAAGCAAATGGCGGGAAAAGAAGATCGATGCTTTATGGCAGACCTTTGCCGCCCCTTGCTGAGTAGATACTGGTGTGCAcgtgggaggagaggggagaggca
Above is a window of Leishmania mexicana MHOM/GT/2001/U1103 complete genome, chromosome 13 DNA encoding:
- a CDS encoding putative MCAK-like kinesin is translated as MREDSPGSESQARQSERTCGVSPGGPGASPSIVVAVRKRPRIPGREDDENDVVRCGENGGPSVTVYEPRTKLDLTPIIEPSSFSYDHVFGEACTNEEVYRGCCQPLLQNVREGGGAVIFAFGQTGSGKTHTMLGTGERPGLYSLAVTELLTMTEHSTMTASFYEAYGAKLYDLLNDRAEVKMLQDEYQNVHIVGITEQIVSSVDDVHALMMRGQQLRAIGTTHANDRSSRSHAVLEIKLKLADSSSESQLGRITFVDLAGSERASDTAETDAKTRREGAEINKSLLALKECIRAMSMRKRHIPFRGSKLTQILRESFVGRCKTCVIAAISPCQGHCEDTLNTLRYADRIKELKGPANPHNGVRPIPCKMCGQPIFIGDRHVCKRQLAVCPYCRQDVDKQDLDGHVAECKESPIRCQYCNERMLRGELVGHSRRCARAPIRCGACGATVPRQLMDRHTQQECAEAKVKCRYCGCVQSRQVLAAHEQSCDAAKVACPHCLQFVRKGRLDGHVTSCVRNPSRATHTPRSTTQNIIVSTSMETSQTLGSSSSSIGAQQIIPKSATAQTAASSRASSSHNRKVAAEPAGGQVGLLAADEDTGPLKPTRAQSSLRSSPQLASGVSFVDRSESNRAPAGRGRWNAGALSADEVSAACDNDCGSVVCPYSRYGCPVKVTRLNLAAHLKESMEQHLELVTTYADRVDEQNMQLRRLVIHETGTLSSRVTMERLDK